Proteins encoded within one genomic window of Halobacteroides halobius DSM 5150:
- the malQ gene encoding 4-alpha-glucanotransferase — protein MKFERKSGIFLHPTSLPGEYGIGSLGAEAYQFIDFLSLADQGLWQVCPLGPTGYGDSPYQPFSAFAGNPYLISLDKLVAEGLLAKSDLDNSIDFDQTRVEYGKVIDYKMPLLKKAFKVFKNSKIEEKAFNKFCRKNKKWLADYALFRALKDYFGGQAWVDWDYDIKFREEEAIVSYQKQLKDQIEFRYFLQFIFFKQWAALKKYANNKGIKIIGDIPAFIALDSADAWANSQFFCLDENRLPTKVAGTPPDYFSPKGQLWGNPLYDWKHLRRDNYQWWIDRFNLMLELTDIIRIDHFRAFISYWAVPYGKETAVNGNWELGPQEHFFKIVKKKLGKLPFIIEDLGLINERVKEVRNKFDFPGMKVLQFAFHEDLENKYLPHNYSKNSIVYTGTHDNNTTKGWYHNQAKSKEKNLLEEYTTKYLTESTYNKPSWNLLELAWSSKAVLAIAPLQDIISLGSQARLNNPGVASGNWQWKYQEKMLTLDLAEQLKDLTYQYNR, from the coding sequence ATGAAATTTGAAAGAAAGAGTGGTATCTTCTTGCATCCAACTTCTTTACCAGGTGAGTATGGAATTGGAAGTTTAGGAGCAGAAGCTTATCAATTTATAGATTTTTTAAGTCTAGCAGATCAAGGTTTGTGGCAAGTGTGTCCTTTAGGGCCAACTGGCTATGGTGATTCACCGTATCAGCCTTTTTCGGCTTTTGCTGGCAATCCTTATTTAATTAGTTTAGATAAGTTAGTTGCTGAAGGTTTATTAGCTAAAAGTGACTTAGATAACTCAATTGATTTTGACCAGACTAGAGTAGAATATGGTAAAGTTATTGATTATAAGATGCCATTATTAAAAAAAGCTTTTAAAGTATTTAAAAATTCTAAGATAGAAGAAAAGGCATTTAATAAATTTTGTCGAAAAAATAAGAAGTGGCTTGCTGATTATGCTTTATTTAGAGCTTTAAAGGATTATTTTGGTGGACAAGCTTGGGTGGATTGGGATTATGATATTAAATTTAGAGAAGAAGAAGCTATAGTTAGCTATCAGAAGCAATTAAAAGATCAAATTGAGTTTCGCTACTTCTTACAGTTTATTTTCTTTAAACAATGGGCTGCTTTAAAGAAGTATGCTAATAATAAAGGAATTAAGATTATTGGAGATATTCCTGCTTTTATTGCTCTTGATAGTGCTGATGCTTGGGCCAACTCTCAATTTTTTTGTCTTGATGAGAATCGGCTACCAACCAAAGTAGCAGGAACCCCACCTGATTATTTTAGCCCTAAAGGCCAACTATGGGGTAATCCTTTATATGATTGGAAGCATCTGAGAAGAGATAATTATCAGTGGTGGATAGATAGGTTTAATTTAATGTTAGAATTAACGGATATTATACGTATTGATCACTTTAGGGCTTTTATATCTTATTGGGCAGTTCCTTATGGGAAAGAAACTGCTGTAAATGGTAACTGGGAGCTTGGCCCTCAGGAACACTTCTTTAAAATAGTAAAGAAAAAATTAGGTAAATTGCCATTTATCATTGAAGATTTAGGTTTGATAAATGAAAGAGTAAAAGAAGTAAGAAATAAGTTTGACTTTCCCGGGATGAAGGTATTACAATTTGCTTTTCATGAAGATCTGGAAAATAAATATTTGCCACATAATTATTCTAAAAATTCTATTGTTTATACAGGAACCCATGATAATAATACTACTAAGGGATGGTATCATAATCAAGCTAAATCTAAAGAAAAGAATTTATTAGAAGAATATACGACTAAATATCTAACTGAAAGCACATATAATAAACCCTCTTGGAATTTGCTAGAGTTAGCTTGGTCTTCTAAAGCAGTATTAGCTATTGCTCCTTTACAGGATATCATTTCTTTAGGCAGTCAAGCTAGATTAAATAATCCTGGAGTTGCTAGTGGTAACTGGCAGTGGAAGTATCAAGAAAAAATGTTGACCTTGGATTTAGCAGAGCAATTAAAGGATTTAACCTATCAGTATAATAGATAG
- a CDS encoding MATE family efflux transporter, with translation MKKEKLIEQPITTSLLTLAWPIILSNLMQTTYNIVDTIWVGKLGADAVAAVSLGFPIIFLMMSLALGFTIAGTSLIAQHKGAQEQAKVNKYTGQTLVVVTIVSIVFSVVGFIFNEQILRILGAEGRVLRLGTDFLNMLFIGLTPMFIYFVFTSVLRGLGDSKTPMKLMFISTVINIILDPVLIFGWGPFPKLEVLGAALATTLARVLVAIIGVKILFSGDYGVKLQLADLWPKWGAIKKLVAVGVPASLEQSTNAVGMLLMTGTVATFGTSAVAAYGIGNRVLSLVFMPALGFSAATTTLVGQHLGADNQEKAEQTVLISTLLDFLILTGIAILVFGLAPYIVQLFNDNAQVLNLGTSYLQIIAFSFGFMGTLRVVNGGFKGAGDTIPAMVFSALSLCVLRVPLANFLAHYLEMGTRGLWWGVFIANLLGAILAFIWFKRGVWKKKVIVNPANNYG, from the coding sequence ATGAAGAAAGAAAAATTAATAGAGCAGCCAATAACTACAAGTTTGTTAACTTTAGCTTGGCCAATTATTTTAAGTAATTTAATGCAGACTACGTATAATATTGTAGATACTATTTGGGTGGGTAAATTAGGAGCTGATGCTGTAGCAGCAGTTTCATTAGGTTTTCCAATTATATTTTTAATGATGTCTTTAGCCCTAGGGTTTACTATTGCAGGGACTTCTTTGATAGCTCAACATAAAGGAGCCCAAGAACAAGCAAAGGTCAATAAATATACTGGACAGACATTAGTTGTGGTAACTATAGTTTCTATTGTTTTTTCAGTAGTTGGTTTTATTTTTAATGAACAAATTTTAAGGATATTAGGGGCTGAGGGAAGAGTTTTAAGATTAGGAACTGATTTTTTAAATATGTTATTTATTGGTTTAACTCCTATGTTTATTTACTTTGTATTTACCTCAGTACTACGGGGCTTAGGAGATAGTAAAACGCCGATGAAATTAATGTTTATTTCTACAGTAATTAATATTATTTTAGATCCTGTATTAATCTTTGGTTGGGGTCCTTTTCCTAAGTTAGAGGTTCTAGGAGCTGCCTTAGCAACTACCTTGGCCCGAGTGTTAGTAGCTATAATAGGGGTTAAAATATTATTTAGTGGTGACTATGGAGTCAAGTTACAGTTAGCAGATTTATGGCCAAAGTGGGGTGCGATTAAGAAGTTAGTAGCAGTTGGAGTTCCAGCATCTTTAGAACAGTCAACGAATGCAGTTGGGATGTTATTAATGACTGGTACAGTAGCAACCTTTGGGACATCAGCAGTTGCGGCCTATGGAATAGGTAATCGAGTTTTATCTTTGGTTTTTATGCCTGCGCTTGGTTTTTCAGCAGCAACTACTACACTAGTTGGTCAACATTTAGGAGCTGATAATCAAGAAAAAGCAGAACAGACCGTTTTAATAAGTACTTTACTTGATTTTTTAATCTTAACTGGGATAGCTATACTTGTCTTTGGTTTGGCTCCTTATATAGTTCAATTGTTTAATGATAATGCTCAGGTACTAAACTTAGGAACTAGTTATTTGCAAATAATAGCCTTTTCTTTTGGTTTTATGGGTACTTTACGTGTAGTTAATGGTGGTTTCAAAGGAGCGGGAGATACTATTCCGGCTATGGTCTTTTCAGCTTTAAGCTTATGTGTTTTGCGAGTTCCTCTGGCTAACTTTTTGGCCCATTATTTAGAAATGGGAACTAGAGGATTATGGTGGGGTGTTTTTATAGCTAATTTATTAGGAGCTATATTAGCTTTTATTTGGTTTAAAAGAGGTGTTTGGAAGAAGAAGGTAATAGTTAATCCTGCAAATAATTATGGATAA
- a CDS encoding aldo/keto reductase: protein MQYRKLKNSDWQPSALGFGAMRFPTTDEGAIDEKRAIKMIRHAIDQGVNYIDTAWPYHDGESEILVKKALQDGYRKQVKLATKLPSWELETEEDMDYYLDKQLEKLGVDKIDFYLLHALDEDHWKTYQQLNVFDWIEKVQNEGKIDKIGFSFHDDYKLFTEIVDAYQDWDFCQIQYNYLDRDFQAGEKGLEYAADKGLDVIVMEPLKGGTLANEQPKAVQEVWDQADEERTPVDWALQWLWNRPEVSLVLSGMSNLQQVKENIESADQSGIDSLTQQQLDMIDKVYEEYQKLSAVDCTGCGYCVPCPVGVAIPNNFSLYNKAKIYDEYEATAKRYNNMEDKQKSSTCVACGQCEEACPQNLKVSQLLDEVTAYFAKEGEI from the coding sequence ATGCAGTATAGAAAACTAAAAAATTCAGATTGGCAACCTTCAGCTTTAGGATTTGGAGCAATGAGATTTCCTACGACTGATGAGGGAGCTATTGATGAGAAAAGAGCAATTAAAATGATTAGACATGCGATTGACCAAGGAGTTAATTATATTGATACTGCTTGGCCCTATCATGATGGAGAGAGTGAAATATTGGTTAAAAAAGCTTTACAGGATGGCTATCGTAAGCAAGTTAAATTAGCTACTAAGTTACCCTCTTGGGAACTAGAAACTGAAGAAGATATGGATTATTATTTAGATAAGCAATTAGAAAAATTAGGGGTAGATAAGATAGATTTTTATTTATTACATGCTTTAGACGAAGATCATTGGAAGACCTACCAACAATTAAATGTTTTTGATTGGATAGAAAAGGTACAAAATGAGGGTAAGATAGATAAAATTGGCTTTTCTTTTCATGATGATTATAAATTATTTACTGAGATAGTTGATGCTTATCAGGATTGGGATTTTTGTCAGATTCAATATAATTATTTAGATAGAGACTTTCAGGCAGGAGAAAAAGGACTTGAATACGCTGCAGATAAAGGATTAGATGTAATAGTTATGGAGCCATTAAAAGGAGGAACATTAGCTAATGAACAACCTAAAGCAGTCCAAGAGGTTTGGGATCAAGCTGATGAAGAACGGACACCAGTCGACTGGGCATTACAGTGGTTATGGAATCGGCCCGAAGTTTCATTGGTTCTAAGTGGAATGAGCAATTTACAACAGGTAAAAGAGAATATAGAAAGTGCTGACCAATCAGGAATAGATTCATTAACTCAGCAACAATTAGATATGATAGATAAAGTTTACGAAGAATACCAAAAATTATCTGCTGTTGATTGTACAGGATGTGGCTATTGTGTCCCTTGTCCAGTGGGAGTGGCAATTCCTAATAATTTTTCATTATACAATAAAGCAAAAATTTATGATGAATATGAAGCTACAGCTAAAAGGTATAATAATATGGAGGATAAGCAAAAGAGTAGTACTTGTGTTGCTTGTGGTCAGTGTGAAGAAGCTTGTCCACAAAATTTAAAGGTTAGTCAGCTATTAGATGAAGTAACAGCCTATTTTGCTAAGGAAGGTGAAATTTGA
- a CDS encoding NfeD family protein, with the protein MIRTPIKLVISFLILLVAFSYLAVPIQAKSSQLVYKIPIHGTIDSGMVHLVKKGIKQAQAARADLIVLDINTYGGLVDSAIKIKDSIFASSLPIVTYVSGRAWSAGALIALAGNELAMTPGSSIGAAETRPQEEKYISALRKEFKATAQRRDKNGKLAAAMVDKEISIPEVSKKGNLLTLTVQEAISHKIADLKVVSFKELLAKMKLSRAQVFKVKLTLTEKFAEITTNPASSIILLTVGFIALAFEALAPGWGVGGAIGLLSLGLFFSGYIINGVASWGLIILFMVGIILMLLEVLVIPGFGVAGISGLVAIFSSLYFVFPTSNIALKVIATTLVLSIVGIWLIIKKFGTTALWSKVSLAENQTKKAGYVTSKLKTEKLLGAQGKVINVLRPSGIVNIKGQRLNVVSEGNYIKEGKLVEVIEVTGNRIVVREITKEE; encoded by the coding sequence TTGATTAGAACACCAATTAAATTAGTAATTAGTTTCCTCATATTGTTAGTTGCATTTTCTTATCTAGCAGTTCCTATTCAGGCTAAATCGTCTCAGTTAGTATATAAAATACCAATTCATGGGACAATTGATTCTGGCATGGTTCATCTAGTAAAGAAAGGGATTAAGCAAGCTCAAGCTGCTAGAGCTGACTTGATTGTACTTGATATTAATACATATGGAGGATTAGTTGATTCTGCAATTAAGATTAAAGATAGTATTTTTGCTTCCTCGCTGCCAATTGTCACTTACGTGTCAGGTAGAGCCTGGTCAGCAGGAGCTTTAATTGCTTTAGCCGGAAATGAATTGGCTATGACTCCAGGTAGTAGTATTGGTGCTGCTGAGACTAGACCACAAGAAGAGAAGTATATTTCAGCTTTACGAAAAGAATTTAAAGCAACGGCACAAAGAAGAGATAAAAACGGTAAATTAGCTGCAGCAATGGTTGATAAAGAGATAAGTATTCCTGAGGTTAGTAAGAAAGGGAATTTGTTAACCTTAACCGTTCAAGAAGCTATATCACATAAGATAGCAGATTTAAAGGTAGTAAGTTTTAAAGAATTATTAGCTAAAATGAAATTAAGTAGAGCACAAGTATTTAAAGTAAAATTAACTCTTACAGAAAAATTTGCTGAAATAACTACTAATCCTGCTAGCAGTATAATTTTATTGACTGTTGGTTTTATTGCTCTTGCTTTTGAAGCCTTGGCCCCAGGTTGGGGAGTAGGAGGTGCAATTGGTTTATTAAGTTTAGGTCTTTTCTTTAGCGGTTATATAATTAATGGAGTAGCTAGTTGGGGCTTAATTATTTTATTTATGGTAGGGATTATTTTAATGTTACTGGAGGTTTTAGTAATCCCTGGCTTTGGAGTAGCTGGTATTAGTGGTTTAGTAGCTATATTTAGTAGTCTTTATTTTGTCTTTCCGACTTCCAATATAGCACTAAAGGTTATAGCTACTACTTTAGTTTTATCAATTGTAGGAATATGGTTGATTATTAAAAAATTTGGTACAACGGCTTTATGGAGTAAAGTTTCTTTAGCTGAAAATCAAACTAAAAAAGCAGGTTATGTAACATCTAAATTAAAAACAGAGAAACTATTAGGGGCTCAAGGAAAGGTAATAAATGTTTTACGTCCATCTGGAATTGTAAACATTAAAGGTCAACGTTTAAATGTAGTCAGTGAAGGTAACTATATTAAAGAAGGTAAGTTAGTAGAAGTTATTGAGGTAACTGGAAATAGAATAGTAGTTAGAGAAATAACAAAGGAGGAGTAA
- the floA gene encoding flotillin-like protein FloA (flotillin-like protein involved in membrane lipid rafts) gives MTTPILLLIIGGAVLFFIIFFYFIPLGLWISALAAGVKVGFFNLIGMRLRRVIPSAIIRPMIKSHKAGLQLSSNQLEAHYLAGGNVDNVVDALIAAERAEIDLTFERAAAIDLAGRDVLEAVQMSVNPKVVQTPEVAAVARDGIQVKATARVTVRANIDQLVGGAGEETILARVGEGIVTTVGSADEHKRVLENPDSISKTVLEKGLDSGTAFEILSIDIADVNVGDNIGAHLQADQAEADKEIAQAKAEERRAMAVAQEQEMKAKVQENQAKVVAAEAEVPKAMAEALRSGNMGVMDYINMQNVKADTEMRDNISQFEANDYDNQDSVVDEDLD, from the coding sequence ATGACAACACCTATACTTTTATTAATTATTGGTGGGGCAGTTTTATTTTTTATTATATTCTTTTATTTTATCCCCTTAGGTTTATGGATTTCTGCATTAGCAGCTGGAGTAAAGGTTGGGTTCTTTAATTTAATTGGGATGAGATTAAGAAGGGTTATTCCATCAGCGATTATTCGTCCTATGATTAAATCACATAAGGCAGGTTTACAATTAAGTAGTAATCAATTAGAAGCTCATTATTTAGCTGGTGGTAATGTTGATAATGTGGTTGATGCTTTAATAGCTGCTGAAAGAGCTGAAATTGATTTAACTTTTGAGCGAGCAGCTGCTATTGATTTAGCAGGTAGGGATGTATTAGAAGCTGTACAGATGAGTGTTAATCCTAAAGTGGTACAAACGCCAGAAGTAGCTGCTGTAGCTAGAGATGGAATTCAGGTTAAGGCAACTGCTAGAGTTACAGTCCGGGCCAATATTGATCAATTAGTAGGTGGAGCAGGCGAAGAGACGATTTTAGCTAGAGTTGGTGAAGGTATTGTAACTACTGTTGGTTCTGCTGATGAACATAAAAGGGTATTAGAAAATCCAGATTCTATTTCTAAAACTGTATTAGAAAAAGGACTTGATTCTGGGACAGCTTTTGAGATTCTATCAATTGATATTGCGGATGTGAATGTAGGAGATAATATTGGAGCCCATTTACAAGCAGATCAGGCAGAAGCTGATAAAGAAATTGCCCAAGCAAAAGCAGAGGAAAGACGTGCTATGGCAGTAGCTCAAGAACAAGAAATGAAAGCTAAAGTACAGGAAAATCAAGCTAAAGTAGTAGCAGCAGAAGCTGAAGTTCCTAAAGCAATGGCTGAAGCTTTACGTTCTGGAAATATGGGGGTTATGGATTATATAAATATGCAAAATGTTAAGGCTGATACTGAGATGAGGGATAATATATCTCAGTTTGAAGCAAATGATTATGATAATCAAGATAGTGTAGTCGATGAAGATCTAGACTAG
- a CDS encoding DUF421 domain-containing protein, with amino-acid sequence MNMIIRIFIQATLTFFTIYLLTRVLGKKQISQLTFYDYVNGVTFGSIAATAATNVKNPTWYYLWALFVFALFTFLVQYITLKNRKVRKVLEGEPTILIHKGKILEDNMEKSRFNMADLMAELRQRKIFDIKNVHFALLETNGKVSVMPVAKQNPVTPADLNIQPKEQTIATELIVDGKIIKSNLEQHNLTEKWLKQKVSAENVEVEDIVWLSYNPIDKSLYFDFKADKLGKDKVDISDN; translated from the coding sequence ATGAATATGATTATAAGAATTTTTATCCAAGCAACACTAACTTTTTTTACTATTTATCTTCTCACCAGAGTTCTTGGTAAAAAGCAGATCAGTCAATTAACCTTTTATGATTATGTAAATGGAGTTACGTTTGGCTCAATTGCAGCAACTGCAGCCACAAATGTTAAAAATCCAACCTGGTATTATTTATGGGCTTTATTTGTTTTTGCATTATTCACATTTTTAGTTCAATATATTACCCTTAAAAATAGAAAAGTAAGAAAGGTTTTAGAGGGTGAACCAACTATTTTGATCCATAAGGGTAAAATTTTAGAGGATAATATGGAGAAAAGCAGATTTAATATGGCAGATTTAATGGCTGAGCTAAGACAAAGGAAGATATTTGATATTAAAAATGTTCATTTTGCCTTATTAGAAACGAATGGAAAGGTAAGTGTTATGCCTGTGGCTAAACAAAATCCTGTCACACCAGCTGATTTAAATATTCAACCTAAAGAGCAGACAATTGCTACTGAATTAATAGTTGACGGAAAAATAATCAAGTCTAATTTAGAGCAACATAACTTGACAGAAAAGTGGCTTAAACAGAAAGTAAGTGCAGAAAATGTAGAAGTAGAAGATATAGTTTGGCTAAGTTATAATCCAATTGATAAAAGCCTTTATTTTGATTTTAAAGCAGATAAGTTAGGTAAAGATAAAGTAGATATTAGTGATAATTAA
- a CDS encoding small, acid-soluble spore protein, alpha/beta type, with protein sequence MGRIMSDKTKYELAEELGFDHKVKDGDWGNITTREAGSLVKRAIEKTEEAMAQQDQKKQ encoded by the coding sequence ATGGGACGTATTATGTCCGATAAAACCAAGTATGAGTTAGCTGAGGAGTTGGGTTTTGACCACAAAGTTAAGGATGGTGATTGGGGTAATATAACCACTAGAGAAGCTGGGTCTTTAGTTAAGCGAGCAATAGAGAAGACAGAAGAAGCAATGGCTCAGCAAGACCAAAAAAAGCAGTAG
- the grxC gene encoding glutaredoxin 3, translating to MSDNQPEIEIYTLTWCPYCRKAKSFFRSKDLAYTEYLIDEAEGKKEEMAKRSNGAKTVPQIFIDGQNIGGYDDLIELETTGKLNEMLGLEPVDLDQIWDLVIVGAGPAGLSAAIYGARKGLEVLVLSLSLGGQVIETDIIDNWIGSPEITGGDLMESFWQHTQKYDVQAKLGAEVTNIRTQDKLKVVETTQQEIETRSVIVATGTHNRSLGVPGEHELKGKGVHYCAICDGYLYAGDEVAVVGGGNSGLEAALDMAKLDSKVNLIEVGDQLAGDEVLQEKVQANDLIEIYTGHGVEEITGAKEVEEIVIRDTETGKYQTLSIKAVFVEIGLIPNSGFVDQLVATNQHNEIIVDQNNQTTVEGIWAAGDVTDIKDKQIIVAAAEGAKAALRVNEYLQLNPED from the coding sequence ATGAGTGATAATCAACCCGAGATTGAGATTTATACTTTGACCTGGTGTCCTTACTGTCGGAAAGCAAAGTCTTTTTTTCGTAGCAAAGATCTAGCCTATACTGAATATTTGATTGATGAAGCAGAGGGTAAAAAAGAAGAAATGGCTAAGAGGAGTAATGGAGCTAAGACTGTGCCACAGATATTTATTGATGGGCAAAATATTGGTGGTTATGATGATTTAATCGAACTAGAGACTACTGGTAAATTAAATGAGATGTTAGGTCTTGAGCCTGTTGATTTGGATCAGATCTGGGATTTAGTAATTGTCGGGGCTGGGCCAGCTGGATTGAGTGCAGCTATTTATGGGGCCCGGAAAGGTCTAGAAGTATTAGTCCTTTCCTTATCTTTAGGGGGCCAAGTTATTGAAACTGATATAATTGATAATTGGATTGGGAGTCCGGAGATAACTGGCGGGGATTTAATGGAGTCTTTTTGGCAGCATACCCAAAAGTATGATGTTCAAGCTAAGTTAGGAGCTGAAGTAACTAATATTAGAACCCAAGATAAACTAAAAGTAGTAGAAACCACTCAGCAGGAGATTGAAACCCGTTCTGTGATTGTGGCTACAGGAACTCACAATCGTAGTCTAGGTGTTCCAGGAGAACATGAGTTAAAAGGAAAAGGAGTTCATTACTGTGCTATCTGTGATGGCTATTTATATGCTGGTGATGAGGTAGCTGTGGTAGGTGGCGGTAATTCTGGTTTAGAAGCAGCTTTAGATATGGCTAAACTGGATAGTAAAGTCAACTTGATTGAGGTTGGTGATCAGTTAGCTGGTGATGAAGTTCTCCAAGAGAAGGTGCAAGCTAATGACTTAATCGAGATTTATACCGGCCATGGAGTAGAAGAAATTACAGGTGCTAAAGAAGTAGAAGAGATAGTAATCCGGGATACTGAGACTGGTAAGTACCAAACTCTTTCTATCAAGGCAGTTTTTGTAGAAATTGGTTTAATCCCTAATAGTGGGTTTGTAGACCAGCTAGTAGCTACTAATCAGCACAATGAGATTATAGTGGACCAGAATAACCAGACTACTGTAGAAGGAATCTGGGCTGCAGGAGATGTAACTGATATTAAGGATAAACAGATAATTGTAGCAGCTGCTGAGGGAGCTAAGGCTGCTCTAAGAGTGAATGAATATTTACAATTGAATCCAGAGGATTAA
- a CDS encoding (2Fe-2S)-binding protein — MKNNLCPQCDNLGRDINYTTVDSLVEKEIEGKKYSVCLTENCEVVYFNNLAIYETTDLRVQVWFKEDSTEDSPICYCSKLTRKEIKQAVAKGYNTVEEIREYTTKKLTGHCLTENPLGECCHQALQEEIAKQQ; from the coding sequence ATGAAGAATAATTTATGTCCACAATGTGATAATTTAGGGCGTGATATTAATTATACTACTGTAGATAGTTTAGTAGAAAAAGAGATAGAAGGGAAAAAATATTCAGTCTGTCTTACTGAAAATTGTGAAGTAGTTTATTTTAATAATTTAGCTATTTATGAAACTACAGATTTGCGAGTTCAGGTCTGGTTTAAAGAGGATTCTACTGAAGATTCTCCAATCTGTTATTGTTCTAAATTGACTAGAAAAGAGATTAAGCAGGCAGTGGCTAAGGGCTATAATACTGTTGAGGAGATTAGAGAGTATACTACTAAGAAATTGACAGGGCATTGTTTAACCGAAAATCCCTTAGGTGAATGCTGTCATCAGGCTTTACAGGAAGAAATTGCAAAGCAACAGTGA
- the cas1 gene encoding CRISPR-associated endonuclease Cas1, which produces MGQRSLVVDDYGMFVGKKSERVVVKKKKEVIEEIPFFKLDEILIASSGVSFSSDLIQECAKAGIQIDFVSYRGDHLAKLSSAAMLGTIKTRREQLLAYEDQRGVNLAVSFAKGKIENQIVLLKYLAKYRKSKDKQLYNLIYDGIDKITEIKKELDEIEGEQIGQVREYILSSEGRAAKKYWKIIKEILPDELGFSGRTTQGAKDLVNSLLNYGYGVLYSRVSAAILRAGLDLYAGFLHADRPGKPSLTLDLIEEFRQTIVDKTVIGLLNQGMKFKIEEGRIAKKDRKKLANKILDRLKSKERYQGKKFRLEVILQRQARKVASYVKGKKKYTPFVSGW; this is translated from the coding sequence ATGGGCCAACGATCCTTAGTAGTAGATGATTATGGGATGTTTGTGGGCAAAAAGAGTGAACGGGTGGTAGTTAAGAAGAAGAAAGAGGTGATTGAAGAGATACCTTTTTTTAAATTGGATGAAATCTTAATTGCTAGTTCAGGGGTTTCTTTTTCTTCTGATTTAATTCAGGAGTGTGCTAAAGCTGGAATTCAAATTGACTTTGTTTCTTATCGAGGAGATCACTTAGCTAAATTATCATCAGCGGCAATGTTAGGAACAATCAAAACTAGAAGGGAACAATTGTTAGCTTACGAAGACCAGCGAGGAGTAAATTTAGCAGTATCATTTGCTAAGGGGAAGATAGAGAATCAGATAGTTTTACTAAAGTATTTAGCCAAGTATAGAAAGTCTAAGGACAAGCAGTTATATAATTTAATTTATGATGGGATTGATAAGATAACTGAAATAAAAAAAGAGTTAGATGAAATTGAGGGAGAACAGATTGGTCAAGTAAGAGAATATATTTTATCTAGTGAAGGGAGAGCAGCTAAGAAATACTGGAAGATAATAAAAGAGATATTACCAGATGAATTAGGATTTAGTGGTCGAACTACTCAAGGAGCTAAAGATTTAGTTAATTCACTTTTAAATTATGGCTATGGAGTTCTTTATTCCCGAGTATCAGCAGCTATTTTAAGAGCAGGTTTGGATTTATACGCTGGATTCTTGCATGCTGATAGACCAGGTAAGCCTTCTTTAACCTTAGATTTAATTGAAGAATTTAGACAGACGATAGTGGACAAGACTGTAATTGGACTACTTAATCAAGGAATGAAATTTAAAATTGAAGAGGGAAGAATTGCAAAGAAAGATCGGAAAAAACTAGCTAATAAAATCTTAGATAGATTAAAAAGTAAAGAACGATACCAAGGGAAGAAATTTAGATTAGAGGTCATTTTACAACGTCAAGCTCGTAAGGTTGCTTCTTATGTTAAGGGTAAGAAAAAATATACTCCTTTTGTCAGTGGGTGGTAA
- the cas2 gene encoding CRISPR-associated endonuclease Cas2, with the protein MHILLIYDISEDKIRNKVAEACKDFGLKRIQWSAFLGQLNHNRREELMMRISKLLGDNEGNIRLYPICSKDIKLVHEINRV; encoded by the coding sequence ATGCATATCTTATTAATTTATGATATTTCTGAAGATAAGATTAGGAATAAAGTTGCCGAAGCTTGTAAGGATTTTGGCTTAAAAAGGATTCAATGGAGTGCTTTTTTAGGCCAACTTAATCATAACCGCAGAGAAGAATTAATGATGAGAATTAGTAAGTTATTAGGTGATAACGAAGGAAATATTAGACTTTATCCGATTTGTAGTAAAGATATAAAATTAGTTCATGAGATTAATAGAGTTTAA